CCATCAAGCTTGGTCATAATAAACCCAGTGATATCCAAACGACGATTAAACTCGCTGGCAGTGCGAACGGTGTCTTGGCCAGCCATAGCATCGGCAACTAAAAAGATATTGTCAGGTTTAGTTTGCTTTTTGATATCTTCTAGTTCGTTCATCATCTCGTCATTAATGGCAAGACGACCAGCGGTATCAAATATGACAATATCGCGTTTTTTACGTTTTGCTTCGCGCAGTGCATCGAGACAAAGTTGCGCTGGTGCTAGACCAGGTTGTGCGTAAACAGGTACACCTAATTGCTGCCCTAAAATTTGTAACTGTTCAACAGCGGCAGGGCGATAAACGTCGGCGGCGACTAATAGGGGCTTGCGTTTTTGCGCTATCAGCCAAGAGGCCAATTTGCCGCAGGTAGTGGTTTTCCCTGTGCCTTGTAAACCAACCATCATTAAAATTGTATAGGGACGACGAAAAACTATCGGGGTTTCTTCAACTGGCCCCATAAGCTTTTCAAGTTCATTTTGGCAAATAAGGGTGAAATGCTCACCTGGTGAAGCGGTGACTTTTTTATTACCGGTTTTTACCTCGGTTTGTACTACTTCGCCTAGTGCTCGTTGTTTTACGCGCGATAAAAAACTTCTGACTACACCAAATTCTACGTCGGCTTCGAGTAACGAAACGCGAATTTCGCGTAAAGCGTCATCTATATTGGCTTCAGTAAGAGTGGTGCGCCCAGTTAAAGCGTTTTTTGCAGCTTTAAAACCTTTGGAGACTATCTCCAGCATGATGATTCTTATCTCCGCTAAAAAAGAGGCTGCAACATAGTCGGCAGAAGCAACGCTGTAAAGGCTGTGTATTATTTAACCTTAAAATAGCTGATAGTCTTCATCTAAACCCGTATTTGTCGCTGCGAGCTAGTGAGGTCGTCTCATTTTCATCGAGCGGTAGACGCTATTTGTGCCGGAGGCGATGCGTGCGGGGTCTTTCTGAGCCGTTCCACCTCGTAACCCTGAGCACGAAGTCGAACGAGGATTTGGTTATACTCCTTACTGTCGAGGACCGGAGTCCTGCTCAAGATCCAGAGGTAGTCGCGACTCGGGTGTCCAACCACTGCGAACGAGTAGTCATCCGCCAGGTCAATAATCCAGTAATCGCCCCAGAATGGACGGAAGAAACTCACTTCGAGTTTAGCATGGGTAACCGTATCGACAACACGAGCAAGGCCTTTTACCGTGTCCTCATTGCCTGTGAGAGAGTTTTTGCGGCAGCGGTTCACGATATCGATATCGCCGTCGGCGCGTAGCGTATAAGCCGCCGTTGTCCCTGGTAGATGGCCTCCGACACAAAGACGATCACTGTTGAGTAGATCATCACCGCGGGCCAGCGAACACTCCAGCGCAGCCGGCGGAATAGTTTCCAGGCGAGCCAGAGTTGTCCCCCCATGATGACGACGATTACTGCCATCTGCCAGCGCAACCCGATGATCAGCATCTTGAGTGGGATCATGAGCAACACGGTGTCGAGGTCATCGAAAATGGCTAGGACACGTGCCTTGCGAAAAACCCAGGTTGCTGAAAGTCCCGCTGCAGCGAGCATCGAAAAGAGCACACCAACCGAGGTTGGGGCAGCAAACCGTCCGGCCAGCAGAGCTGGCTTCCACACTTCGATATCGTGCCACGAACCCTGCGGAGCGAGTACCAGCACGAAGTAGAGAGAGACGAAGATCCATGGTCGGTGGCTAACCGCGTGGACGTCCTAATTAGAAGCTCGCCTCCCGCTGCTAAAGCCACGAGACCACCAAAGAACATCAATACTATCATCGCGTTTCTCTCACTATCTGCACATGGGCAGGAGCAGGTTACCAAGCAGAAGCCTCGTGACGATGGCAACCGCTACAATGACCCCTGCTAAGAGGTCGCCTCAACCCAAAACATGAAGTTTTCATTTTCATGCGAGCACAAAGATCATCTGATGCTATTTGGCATCTGTGTTATATATGGTCAATCATGGATATTTGATATCTATGTACCAAGAAGGTCGTTGGAACAGTGGCGGGAGTGAATCAGCCATGAAGAACTTCTTACTAGGTGTGTTTTTGGGGTTGTCTCTCTTTGGGAGTTTGGCTTTTGCAGGTGTTGAGGCAGATGTCGAAACCGGTGTGGTGTTCGCGAGCCGCAATGACACAAGAATCCCAGGTAACGGAGGTACGCAGATCTCATTGATAAATGATCTCTCTACCTCGTCAGCTCCAGCTTTTCGTCTACGACTTGGATACCGTTTTGCAGATCGACACTTAGTTACAGCACTCTATGCGCCGTTGCAGATCAATGCCAGAGGTAGTGTAGATCGAGATGTCTCCTTTGCCGGGGGAACCTATCCTGCAGGTAGTCCAATGCTTATCGTCT
This window of the Deltaproteobacteria bacterium genome carries:
- a CDS encoding lipocalin family protein, producing MADGSNRRHHGGTTLARLETIPPAALECSLARGDDLLNSDRLCVGGHLPGTTAAYTLRADGDIDIVNRCRKNSLTGNEDTVKGLARVVDTVTHAKLEVSFFRPFWGDYWIIDLADDYSFAVVGHPSRDYLWILSRTPVLDSKEYNQILVRLRAQGYEVERLRKTPHASPPAQIASTAR